In Antechinus flavipes isolate AdamAnt ecotype Samford, QLD, Australia chromosome 6, AdamAnt_v2, whole genome shotgun sequence, the sequence CTACCTTCCAGGGAAGGGAAAACGAGAGGCAGGAGAAGGGACGTGGGTGTCCGGGCAGGGTCCAGGAGGGCAGGGGCAGCAGTGGGAGGCCGGCCTGGGCGGGAGGGAGCGGGGCCCGGGACGCCCCCCTCTGGCCTGGCCGCGCTGCTGGGGTCCGGCCCCGGGGCTCAGGCCGGCGGCGGTTCCCCCCCCAGATGTGCCGGCCTCGGAGCTCCACGACTTGCTGAGCCGGAAGCTGGCCCAGTGTGGGGTCCTCTTCGACTTCCTGGATTGTGTGGCCGACCTGAAGGGGAAAGAGGTGAAGCGGGCGGCCCTCAACGAGCTGGTGGAGTGCGTGGGGGGCACCCGGGGCGTCCTCATCGAGCCGGTGTACCCCGACATCATCCGCATGGTGAGCGGGCTGCGGCGGGGCGGTGGGGGCGTCGAGGCCGGCCCAGGTGCCTCGGGTTTAAGTGCAAGGACTGGTCCGGGGTCACACGTTCCGGGCCCGGGTCCCTGACGCCCCAACTAGCCAGCTTTGGAAGGGCCCTCGCTGAGCGCCCCCGACCCTCCCTCTTAGATCTCGGTGAACATCTTCCGGACGCTGCCGCCCAGTGAGAATCCCGAGTTTGACCCTGAGGAGGATGAACCCAACCTGGAACCTTCCTGGCCACACCTGCAGGTATCCGGGCCCTGGGCACACggcccccttctcccccctcgcCAGCTGGCAGTACCCGGGTACCCGGGGCTGTGGGCTCGGAGGTCCGGACGCTGCAGCCCGGCAGCAGGCCTGGGGCCCTGGGCTCACggcccccttctcccccctcgcCAGCTGGTCTACGAGTTTTTCCTGCGTTTCTTGGAGAGTCCGGACTTCCAGCCCTCAGTGGCCAAGAGATACGTGGATCAGAAGTTCGTGTTGATGGTGGGTGAGGCTGGAGCCCAAGGGCCTGGCGCTCTGAGGCCggctggggggggggctggggagCAGCCCCTGGGGGTCCGGATGGAGGGACCCCCGgccaagggagggagggaaggagtgggCCTTGAGGCTGCCTGGGGCCTCCCCTCCGCCAGCCCTGGCCCTGACCTTGGGCCCCACAGCTCCTGGAGCTGTTCGATAGCGAGGACCCCCGGGAGCGCGAGTACCTCAAAACCATCCTGCACCGCGTCTACGGCAAGTTCTTGGGCCTTCGCGCTTACATCCGAAAGCAATGCAACCACATCTTCCTGCGGTGAGCGAGGAAGCCCCTGCACCGGGGAGGgggtgcggggggggggggggcacaagCACGCAGGGTGGAGGAGCGTGGCTGGGGGGCAGGGAGGGCTCCGCCCTTACCTTCCCCCTaacctctccccctctctccagGTTCATCTACGAGCTGGAGCACTTCAATGGCGTGGCCGAGCTGCTGGAGATCCTAGGGAGGTAAGTGGGAGCCACAGCCCCAGTCAGACCGAGGTAGCTGCTCCCAGGGAGCTGTCCAGCGTCTGAGCCACCGGgattctcctccctcctcctccttccttctgccTCCTCCCTCCTATTCCTCATgccctatttccttctctctatccctcctccccttcttcctcccttcttccttccttccctcctcctttcttcctttttttttcctagccttcctccttcccctctcctcctctttgcctttctcctttcctcctgctTTCCTCCCTCTTCACCCCTTCTTCGTTCCTTCCCTTcgtcccttcttccctttttcccacttccctttcttcctctcctcccttctctccccttctgctccctttttcccttcttctcttttccttctctcttccctccttcctgtttcctcctctctctccctctccctcctgttcccttcccttccccctcatcCTTTTGCCCTCACGCGTCCTCCCTCCTCCACAGCATCATCAATGGCTTTGCTTTGCCCCTGAAGACTGAGCACAAGCAGTTCTTGGTCCGCGTGCTGATCCCCCTACACTCAGTCAAATCTCTCTCCAACTTCCATGCCCAGGTgagccccttccctcccctccccccggtTCCCGTCCCCTGGATGGAACCAAAGGCTCGGGCCCGAAAGGGGCTCCAAGGCCCCGCGGCCGAGCCCTTCTCTCCCCGTGACCTTCAGAGGGCAACGGCTGCGCCCCGAGGCCAACAGGAGGCGGATCTGAACGTCTTAGGGGGGCATCCGGGGGCAGTGGAAAGGGGCCGACCATTGCCCGGCAGGACGTTGGGCCcgtctgggtctcagtttccttatctgggcGATGGGGGCAGGGGGCTGCTGATTGACCTCCCCCCTCCTGACGGCCCCCCCGCCTCTGCAGCTGGCGTACTGCGTGGTGCAGTTCCTGGAAAAGGATGCGACCCTGACCGAGCACGTGAGTGACCAGGGCGCCGCATCCTCCCTGGGGGGCGGGCGGCCTCCGCTCCCTCCTCTGACCCCCCTCTGCCCCGCAGGTGATCCGGGGATTGCTCAAATACTGGCCCAAAACCTGCACCCAGAAGGAGGTACCGGGGAAGCTGCTGCagggacggggggggggggggcatctccggggggggggggcatctCCGGCGAGGGGGGACTGAAGGCCGCCCGTCCGCAGGTGATGTTCCTGGGGGAGATGGAGGAGATTCTGGACGTCATCGAGCCCTCCCAGTTTGTCAAGATTCAAGAACCCCTCTTCAAACAGATTGCTCGCTGTGTCTCCAGCCCCCACTTCCAGGTATGGGGGGAGGGCAGGGCGGTGCCTCAGATCCGGCCCCGGACAGCACCTCGGAGCCCCCTGTCACCTGGGGGGAGACACAGGAAGGACCCGGGGGGTCACCGGGTCCAGCTTCTTtgtttacagatggggaaactgaggcccagaaaggcgGGGCCCGAGAGGAGGCCCTTAGACCAGGGGGACAAGAGATCCGTGTCCTTAGTCCAGGAATAGCCCCTTCCTTGCCCTTCACCACGTGGGTGACGTTGCGCCCCGTCAGTGCCATCTCTGTGCCTCGCTTTCCCCATAAGGGTGGGAGTCGGCCCTGGAAGTTTCTAACCCGTCACTGTGAGTCGCCGGCAGCCCCGGCCTCTCTGGGCCTGTCTCTAAAACCAGAGAGTTGGGCCGGGTGCGGTCGGAGTCGGCTCCCACTCGACAGGGCGCCTGGGGAGCGCGGGGGGCCGGCTTTGGCGCTGCCCTCtgcgggcctcagtttcccccgtGTTCCGGCCCAGATCTAGACCCCTGGGACGGACCCCCCGAGGGGGCCGGGGAGGGGCTTCGGCCCAGCCCCCGCTCACCGGGCGCCCCTTCCCCAGGTTGCAGAGCGGGCTCTGTATTTCTGGAACAATGAATACATCCTGAGCCTCATTGAGGACAATTGCCACACCGTGCTGCCTGCTGTGTACGGGACCCTCTACCGCGTCTCCAAGGAGCATTGGAACCCGTGAGTGCCCGCGGGACcgactgccccctcccccccgcccagGCCCAACGTCCTGGGCCAGCCCTGGCTGAGTGCCCGCCGTGTGCCCGGCCCCGGGCCCCGAGAAAGGCAAAGCAGCTACCGGGAGGAGTGGGGTCGGTGCAGGGGGCGCCCGATGGAAATGCGGGAGCGGCAGGGCCGGAGCCCCGGGGTGCAGGAACTACAGGTGGGGGCGGCCAGAGCCAGGATCTCACCTTTGAGTCTGGGGGTCATGGGGAGCCCGGGGATTGTTGAAGGGGGAAAGGGATGGTGTGGGGGACGTGATCAGAGCTGCCCCTTGGCACCGCAATGTGACAGCTGAGTGAAGGGGGGGGCAGGGATGGCCTGTGTCCTAAggctctcccagccctgacaccccctgttctaggtccctcccagccctgacattccatgttctaaggctCTGACATCCCTGTTCCAAGCTCTCCTAGCTCTTACATTCCCAGTTCTAAGCcttctcccagccctgacaccccctgttctaagtccccagccctgacattccatgttctaggtccctcccagccctgacacctcCTATTCtaggtccctcccagccctgacaccccctgttctaggTCCCCGGCCTCCGGCCCATCTCAGAACTCTAGAGCTCGGCAGCCAAGGCCGCCCTGAGCCCAGCGCGCTGGCTCCTCACTCCCTCCGAGGGGGAACGCGGGCCCTGCTTGCGGACCTCCAGGGATGGGGGTCGCCCCTTCCGGATCAGCCGGATTGTCGGGAATCCGTCCCTGACTCCGGCCACAGGGggctccctctccccctcctcactGCCCCCGGCCAGCCCTCGGGCCCAAACCCACGGAGCCGGTCCCTTGCCTGGGATTCCCTCGGATGCTCCGGCCCCCCAGGAGGCCGCCCGCGCCCCGTTTCTTTGTGAGCCACGGATGGGAAGCCCTCCCTCCTGGCTGCCCCCCCCACTGGACCTTCTGCAGCTCTTCACTGCCCTCCTAGAGCCCAGGGCTTCAGTGGGGACCCCCAGGGCGGGGCCCAGCAGGCCTACGGCCCCTCATCCTCCAAGCTTTCCTCTCTGTGCAACCCAGGGTCCCGGCAGCTTTCTCCGATGCCCCATCCCACTCATTCACACTCCACTAAGACCGCCGGGTCTTTTTCAGATGGGTGATATTTAGCAATGTCTCCCATGcctcatgaaaataatttctcgAGCCCTGGGCTAGAACTGGCTCCGACATTTAGCACCCGGTGACTTTGTGTAGGTCCCCGAACCTCTCTGGggctcatttttctcctctgtcaaatgagacGTGAGCTCTGAGGTCGCGTAAAGCCCTCCCCTCACCCCCGTGGCTTCTCTGCTCTGGGTTCTGGGTTCGAAAGCTGGGTCCGTTCCGAGAAATGGAGCTTTGTTGCTGAGGgaggccgggggggggggggcactgcCCTCCTGTTTCCTGCCCAAGTCAGAGCCTGTCTGAGGGCTCGGCTCCAGGGGCGGGAGTCGGGATTTTCTCCTGGAAAAGACTTGGGGGAGCACTGGGGCGGGAGGACCGGCGAGTCACCGGCAGGAGGGATCAGCGTTGGCCATCGTGGCCTGAGAGGCAAAAGTGGGAGAGCATGAGGGCAATTAGCGGGGGTGTGGGAGGGGCTCTGTGCCACCGAGGGAGGCCTTTAGGTGTGGGATGGCTGCCTCTCACTGACGGAGGCCTTCAGgcaaggacttgcccagggtcctggGTGCTGGGAGGGGGGGGCTGCCCCTGGCCCCGGCTCCCCCTCCGCCTCCCAGGTCTCACCTCCtgcccttctcccacccccaggACCATCGTGTCTCTGATCTACAACGTGCTTAAAACCTTCATGGAGATGAACGGGAAGCTGTTCGATGAGCTCACGGCTTCTTACAAACTGGAGAAGCAGCAGTGAGTGGGGGGGCAACGGCGCAATGGGCACAGAATGGGACATGGGCATGGGGGAGGGGCCTCAGTGGGCACAGGGCGGGACGTGGGCATGGGGGGAGGGGCCTCAGTGGGCACAGGGTGGGACGTGGGCATGGGGGGAGGGGCCTCAGTCGGCACAGGGTGGGACGTGGGCATGGGGGGAGGGGCCTCAGTGGGCACAGGGTGGGATGTGGGCATGGGGGAGGGGCCTCAGTGGGCACAGGTTGGGACATGGGCATGGAGGGTAGGCCCGGGGGGCACTCGGGCGGGCAAGTGCGCCCCGCTAACTCCTCCTCGCCTCCCCTCGCCCGCTGCAGGGAGCAGCAGAAGGCCCGGGAGCGGCAGGAGCTGTGGAAGGGCCTGGAGGAGCTCCGGCTGCGGAGGCTGCAGGGGGCGGACGAGCCTCCGCCGCATCGGCCGGGGGCCAGGCCGGCCCCGGGAGGGGAGCAGAGCTAGAGGCCCCcgccccccacatacacacaggCAGTTGAAGCATTCACCCCAGCCCCActgctccccacccccagcccgcCCCCCGGGGGCCACTGCAAGGCACGACCCCCCACCCGAGCACGGACCTGGGGCCGGAGGGGAGGGGCCGCAGACGGACTTGACGGGCCGAGGGCCCGGGAGCTGTCGGCACAGGGTGGGCGCTCCCCCGGGCCGGGCTCTGCAGCTTCAGGAGTCccgttcccccctcccccccaagcccCCGGAACCCCTGCCAGGACCCTGGGAGCACCTCGTGCCAGCGCGAGGCCTTCCCTCTCTCCCCGCCCACCCCACGGGCTCCAGGCCATATTTATTGCCCTCCCCCGGCCTCAGTCTGGGGCACCCCCTCCCCCCTGCAGAActtcttcccctttttatttattgGGCAGGGAGTAGATAGGGGAGGGGTCGGGGAGAGGGGCTCCCAAGGTCCTGGGGAAGGGGGGTTCCTACATGAATCATGATCTGCTCCCTCTTCCCACTCTTGGGGGTGGACTCAATAAAGAGAAAAACTCCGAAGCTGCTCAGTTTATTTTGGGGGGGCCCCACGTCAGGGCACAAAGCTCGAGGC encodes:
- the PPP2R5B gene encoding serine/threonine-protein phosphatase 2A 56 kDa regulatory subunit beta isoform, with protein sequence MDTKLPPASTPTSPSSPGLSPVPPLDKVDGFSRRSLRRARPRRSHSSSQFRYQSNQQELTPLPLLKDVPASELHDLLSRKLAQCGVLFDFLDCVADLKGKEVKRAALNELVECVGGTRGVLIEPVYPDIIRMISVNIFRTLPPSENPEFDPEEDEPNLEPSWPHLQLVYEFFLRFLESPDFQPSVAKRYVDQKFVLMLLELFDSEDPREREYLKTILHRVYGKFLGLRAYIRKQCNHIFLRFIYELEHFNGVAELLEILGSIINGFALPLKTEHKQFLVRVLIPLHSVKSLSNFHAQLAYCVVQFLEKDATLTEHVIRGLLKYWPKTCTQKEVMFLGEMEEILDVIEPSQFVKIQEPLFKQIARCVSSPHFQVAERALYFWNNEYILSLIEDNCHTVLPAVYGTLYRVSKEHWNPTIVSLIYNVLKTFMEMNGKLFDELTASYKLEKQQEQQKARERQELWKGLEELRLRRLQGADEPPPHRPGARPAPGGEQS